A stretch of DNA from Gavia stellata isolate bGavSte3 chromosome 18, bGavSte3.hap2, whole genome shotgun sequence:
TCCCCCTGGATCCAGGCTGGGACCAAGCGGCGCCTGTCAGggctcccctcctcctgccctgcaccGAGTGGAGCCCCAGCTGTGGGGGGCTGGATGCGGCCCCTGGAGCCAGCCAGGCTGGCTGTGTGCGGGTCcagagcccccagcccagccctgcctggggaaTACGTGGCAGGGGAGCCACTGGCCAGGGGAGGCTTGGATGCCCCTCAAGCCACCCTGCGTCTAATAGGGGCGAACCCCCCAGGTTAGAAATCTGTATGGGGGTGAAAAACACCCTCACGGATGGAGGGAAAGTCCCCCGGGCTGCCCCAGGTACTGTCTCTCTGCCCAGTTTTCCCATTGGGAAAAATTAAAGGACACAAATCATCCACTGGAGGAAATCCACAGTGCTCGACTGCAGCTGATGCAGCCCAGAGAGGAGGATGCAGCTTCCACAGGGCTGGAAAAGACCATGAGGATGGTCCAGCGCAGCCCTCTGCTTTGCTGGATGCACACACAGACGCACACAGAGGCTTGAGCTTGGCCCAGAAGCCGCATTAAATCATGTCCCACCAAGCAGAGATTTCCCCTTGTCCAGAGACGCCAAAGGCTTGCGAGTTCATACCCTTCTCCTAAAATTGGGTCAATGGTTAATTACGGTCCCGGTCGGGTTATCGGTGACCAGGTCCCATGGCTGCTTCCTGCCATTGGACCTCGCTGTGCTTTAGCAGGGAAAATCCAGCTCTTTTGTTCCCGTACGTGCCCCCCCGCCTTTCGGCTGGGCCCTGCCTGTTGGGCCAGGCAGAGCGGATCCCCCTGCGAGGGGAacggctgcctgccctgccgACTCCCCTCTCACCGTGAGCCTCAGCATCCCTGCTAAAAATACTGTCCCGTGCAAAACCGGGTCCCTCCAGCTTCTTCCATCGCTAGCCCCCTTGGCCACCGCCCCTGAGCTGCCAGCCGCAGCCGTCGGATGTCTGCTCTGCTGACTCCATATAATGCAagttttacaaatgaaaatgtcacaTGGCCataaattaaatactttgggGAAACCCATTATAATGCAGCAACACAATTAGCTTTATCAGCCAGCCCAGAGTCATGCCAAAAACCAAAGCCGACTCACTTGACAGGAGCTGCCATCCATGAAACCAAGCTAACGAccttaattatatttttagctTCTAATTTTTGGCTGACAGTATCCCCAATTACCCAGTCCATAATTTGCCCAGGGACTGCGATCAGCCTACCTGGTCTGTAATTCCCGGGTCAGTCCTTTTATCCCTTTTAAATATTAGACTCCCCCTGGCCACCCTCCAGCCCTCTGGAATTTCCCCAGGGTTTTTAGTGTTAAAAATTAACAGCAGAGCTCCTCGGCAGCCTGCAAGCCCCTTCCTGCGAGGGTCCTGCCAGAAACACCTCTCGTCCTGAGACGCTCCAGCCGTGTCGGAGGTGGGGACGGGGAGTTGTTCCTGCCGGGTTAAAAACGCCGCGTTACCCGATTAGCTGCTCTGGCCAAAGATTGTTCTTTGACTCATCTCCTTTATCTGCCACCCACGCTTTACACCTCAGCACACAACTCGGGTGCTGAAgcctcctttccctgcccctTCGCTATGCATGTATAGAGTTTTATCCTCTCTTCCGTGCCAGCCCTCAGCCAAGCCGGGTATTGTCCCGTCCGGCTGTCCTCGCTCTCCAGCTGGCTCCCGGCTTTGGGGAGCTGGCCCTGAATCCAGCCTGGTTGCCACCAACGCTTCCCTCTCCTCATCTGCGCCGGGTTTTGGCAAGGTGCCTTTTGCAGCATCACCCCCGATGATGCACATGGGCACCTCTGGAGCCTGGCTTGCCCCGGGGCTCACCCGCAGCACGGCTGCCGCAAGACACCGCAACACGGAGGCTGCAGCAGCGCCCGGACACCAGCGGGTGCTGAGCATCCTTGGGATGATGCCCCGCTGCAGCACCGTGGGGTGGTGGCAGGATGAGGCTGCGGTGCAAAGGGAGGAATGGAGCAGCGTGGGGTGTATGGGGGGATCTGAACCACACCTTGCACGAGGGGCTGGTGCAAACGGAGGACCCGAGGAATGGCCAGCGccgggcagcaggcaggagccagcctggctgctgcagggtggcatCCTCCTTGGCACAGAGGCCCTGGCCTGGCTGGGCGAAGGCAGGGCTGGAGTGGCCGGTTGGAGGATGTCTGGGCTGCAAAGGCAGccagagcacccagcacccagcggggagccaggctgggctAGCCAAGGGTGCCATCTCCTGGGGAGAGACCCAAACAGCCGGGAGCACGGCCAGGCCCAGCATCGCACCCAGGCACAGGACGGGCACCCCTGGGCTGCAGAAgtggggagctggagctgcaccCCGGGGCTCTCTGGCCCCTCAGACTGAGCCGTCACTGACCTCGGCTCCCGGCTGCGCTGCGGTGTTGCAGGCAGGGcgggcagccagggctgctcgAGACGCGGCCGCAAGCGCGGCGTGGCGGTTCTTCACGAACAGGATGGCCTCGGCACGGCCgtggctctgcagctgcacGTGGGTGCAGGTCCTGCGCAGACACCCGGCGTGCCACCGCAGACCCGGCCATGCACCTGCCCGCACCGAAAAACCAGGCAGCGGCGGTGGCTGGTGTGCACCGGCCACCCCGGGGCTTGGGTCACGCAGCAGCTCTGCGCTTTGCCACGAGGAATCGGTGGCAGGACGCGGAGGACAGCCAGGCAGTGCACAGGGGACGGGCACATCCTGACCCCAGCGCATTCGAGAGCACCCGTCTGCAGATAATTAGGGTGAAAGAAATGAGTCCTCAGCAGCCGCGCTCAGAGCCATCTGTGCTCAGCCCGGCCTTGCAGTTGCCGGTTTCGACGCAAAATGactcctcttcccctttcccctcacATGGCCCCTTTTTTCAGGTCCCAAAGGGAGCACATGCAAGCAAATGCCTTGGCTAAGGCCCATCCCTGCCCAGCGCAGGGACTGCAAAAGGCAGATGggctgaggagaggctggggggaaAATACCCCAGCGAAGCTGCTCACCGCGCAGCAAAGGGAGGGCGAGGCATTCCCCCAAAATTTTGGGAGCCAAACATCATCTCCCCTGTCTGCCTGTTAACCTGCAGCTCTACTTGCAGCAATGCCACTGGGGCAAGagcccagaggaaaaaaacattttattgtcAGGACAAAACTGGGCTTTATGGCCCCAAATAGACCATGGCACCTCTGGAGCCATGTGCAGATGGGTACTGAAGGATGCAAAACGATGCGGGGGAACGCAGAAGGGATGCTGCGGGATGCAAAGCCATGCAGAGGGATGCACCATGCTGGGAAGCTGCACAGGGAACGATCGATGCTTTCCCACCAGTGGCACACAGCAAAGGAAGGGTTTAACCCAGGAACCCAGAACAGGGTGCTGGCGGCTGCTGCCCGATCCCTGCCTGTGTCCCAGAGCACAGGGACAaccccaggcagggcaggccGGCAGCCACCGCCTTGTTTGTGAGACGGCAGCTCACGGGGGACCGTGATCGGAGGTGCTTAAGAGCCCTGTGCCGTCCTCTGAGGCTGTGGGAGGGGGTGATGCCGCTCAGGGCACAGAGGGACAGGCTGCTGGGGCGCATGGCTGAGGAGATGGGGCTCCGGCTGCAGCATAGACGGAGAATTTTAAAGCCAAAATCACACTGCCCGACCTCTGCTCAGCGAGGAGGGACAAACCGCCCCCAAGTGCTTCTCACTTCCCTCTTGAGGGCACACCAGGGTGGAAACTGCAAGTCTCCCGCTGCTATTTACAGAGGCAGGTTTCCCCTGCAAAACCCCGAGagctggagggcagggctggggccatCGCTCCAGGGCCACGCTCTGCCATGCTCAAGCAGCGCAGGAGATGCAGAAATCACGATTTCCTTTGCCAGCGGCTTTAGCTCTGCAGGTGAACGGGCCGCAGGCTGTGCCGTCTGCCCAGGGCACAGCGCTAGCGGGACGAGTCTGTGCGTGGACGGCCACCAGCTACGTGCAAAggttcattttttccccccaagccCTTGCACAATGCAACCCCCCCTCCCAGCCATGCCTCTGccttcctgctccctcccaggagcCTCCACAGGTCTTCCCAGTGGGAGACTCAAGCCCAGCAATGACCCCATCCTTTGCATCAGATGCACGTGCAGAGCCACGCCACGCGGCACAGCGTTGGTGCTGCAGTGTCCCTGTGGCCATGGTGTacctcctctcccactccccGCTCCAAGCCCTGCGGTCCATCGGATGGTGCCGATGCCGGTTCCCTCCCTCCCGCAGGAGCCGGGACGTGATGGGCCacatccagctgctgcagggctgagcagccGTGAGGTGCTGGCTTTCTCTGCTTTGGGCTTTATTCCCTGTGAGCAGGTTCAGCCTCCAATGTCCCTGCAATGGACACAGAGCGTTGCACTCCGCAGGCGGCCCTTTGGTCTCTCTCAGTCGCAGATCACCGTGGCAAGCACAAAGTAGGAGTTTTTGAACCGAACAGAAAAAACCTTGATGCTGCCCTGCTGATGGGTATAGAAAGTAACAGGTACTGCTTCGTCCTTCCcccctcagctgctgctgcagaaaggtCCCACCGGGCCGAGCTGAGTCACCATCCTGCTGCGTTCCCAGCGCCCCTCGCCCCTTCCCGCCGGCACGGCCACGGCTgcggcacagccctgcccagcacctCTGCAGGAAAGGGGCGAAACCTCCAGAAATTAATACACTGCCAGTGGAAAAGGGGGAAACCAGTAACCGCAGTGTCTCTTTGCTTTCGCTAGATATTCCCTATGGAGCGTCGTGCCACTGGCCAGATCTACCCAAGGTATTTTCCTGGTCGGAGGCACCGGCGCAGCCGCGGCAGCGATCACAGTCCGCTCCTTCCTGCGCCGGCTGAGCGAGGGCAGATGCTCCCAGCACCACGGTGCGGTCTGAATCCCACCTCTGACGCAGTGCCGCCCGGCTGCTCCTTCGTGGGTTTGCTGATCAAGCCCGTTACACTGGCAGGGTGAGGTGagctctaaaaataaatatacagctATACTCTTGGAGGCTGCCAGCAGCGCAGAGGTAGCTCTTTCCCTCTGTGAAAACCAAGCCGTGTTATTAATACTTCACGCACCCCCAGAGGCAGCAGCGCCGAGCCCAGCCAGGACCTCAGCTGCCCATGCAAGGCAGCACAGGACGGCGCAGCCCTCCCGCAGCCCTCCGAGGGACGGATGCACTAGAGAAAAGCTGTGTTTAAAGCATCTTACTGGGGCCCACGAGATGCTCTATGTACTGTGAGCAGGAGACACGCCAGTGGCGTGGGCTGATGGTCCTGCGGAGAGGGAAGGGGTGGGTGCACGGAGTGATGCTCGATCCCGGCTGGAGGCAGGGTAAGCCGCAGCTGCTCCGGCCGGGGAGGGTGGCCGGTGCTCAGTGCCGTGCAGCATCAGAGGGACGTTAGCCACCGGGCTCTGTGGCTGTGACCCAGAGCCCCAGCGAGGGGGACTTGCTCCTCTCCACCTTGCAGCCCCACGCAGCGGCATCCGCTGTGGCTGCACGGCCTCTTGCTCTGACATAGCTGCTCCTTCTCGGCAAAGCCCAGGAAAGCAATAACCCACACGGTTGCCCGCCGGCTCTCCTGACCCAGGGTAACTGTCTCCTCTACAGGGCaaaacatcctcctctgcagAAGGAAACATCCCATTGCAGCCAGGCAGGACaagggcagctgctgcagagcccccaCCCCTGCAAGCCCCTCTGCAATGTGGCCGCCTGGCCCAGGACACCCATCCCTGTACCCGCTGACACATGGCCCCGCAGAGTGcctccctccccggcccccgaGCCCCGAGCCAATGCAATGCGCTGTGCGTGCGGCCGATTTGCATCAAAGGGATAAGGGGAAACCCCAGGAAACGCAGGGCCCAGGCATTAATCAAATCTATCTAATAATAAACCTCCTGAGCAATGCACGGGCTCAGGGCTGGAGCTAGCGGTGCAATGGCAGGAGCCAAGGGGGACTAGACGCCATGGGAGAGTCAAACGTGAGTTACCCCATGGAGGGGCTGTGCGGGGAGATGGGGGTGAGGGGCTTGTCcatgccagggctgggggccaCGGTGACGTTTCCAGAGTGCTGGCAGGGAGCGGAGGGTCTCCCTGGGCCCACAAAGGGCTTCCCCCCTGCCGAAGGCAGTCAGTGCCACGGGGCTGGAGATGAAATGGTCGCTTAATGCTTTGGACAAGGGGTCCCTGGGGGCGTTTGGGGTGCTGGTCCCTGGTGGGTGCAGAGGCAGAGGGGGAGACGAAGCCGGCTCTGCTGGAAAACGTGTGGCTGCAAAGCCTGGCTGCACCGTGCCGGGAGCACCACGTGTACCTTGAGGCTCGCTGGGGAGGGGAGCTCAGCCATCGGGCAGGATTTTTCCTAGATGGGGCCAAACACCCGGCTTGGACTTGTCCCCGCAGCAGAGCACCAGCGGGGAAGGAgctgcccagcctgcagccccccggcTTAGACACAGCCCCAAATCTCCATTTCCCATGCAGTTATCCCATGTGAAACCCCAGCGTAGCTCACGGGTGGCCAGGCTCACCGCCACCCGCAGGGCTCGCCACCGTCCGCAGGGCTCGCTGCCATCCGTGGGGGTCTTCCCACTCTTCTCTTTGGGTACAAAATATCGTCAAAGAGCATCTGAGGAGAGCGCCAGCCTGACCCTCGCTCTGCCCTGGGGAATGTCTTCAGTCAGCTCAATAGACagtaattatttaattttatagcAATGTTAATTGAACGACTGGGACTATAAGGCCAGCATCCCTGTGCAGAGTGGATTTATCCCTGAGAATGGGAGGTTTTTACATGTGCTGCCCCAGGTAGGAGCCAGTTCACAGCAGGCAGTGGAGGAAGCCCATCCTCAGCCCCTCTGCAGGGAAGGTGCTGTGCGGGCAACGGCAGGACAGACGGACATGCAAAGTGCCCAACTGCTGCACACTCCGAAGTActagagagagaggagagatcCCCAACAGAGTGCAGGGGCTTTTCTATCTAAAAATCAAAGTTTGGCTTTGCAAAGGCAGCGGTGCAGCCTTTGGGCACGCGGACGCCAGCGCTGTGCTGCGGCATCAGGGAGTTTTAAACCTTTCGGGCCTCGGCAGCACCAGCATCGTCCACCCGCGCAGGAAACAGCTGTGGCTCCCCAGTGCGGCTCCGCAGAGGGATGTGGTCGCCCGCGAGCCCTCTTGGTCACCAAATGGCACATTTCTACTGCGGCAGCCCTCGTGCTGGGTTAGTGCTTCCTGCAGTTGCTCGGTCATGCTTGCCGCAGACCCCACGtgcggcacggcacggcatggcacggcacggcatgacacggcacggcacggcatgaCACGGCACAGCACACCGGCgggtactgctgagcagtgggGGATCAGCAGGGGCACAGCCAGGGACTAAGACCATCACTTGGGTTGCCTCCGAGGCCAAACCCTGCGGTGGCACAGGTGAGGCCGTAGACAGAGATATGCAGCACCCAAAGGTGGGGAcatgcataaatatttcaggTGCTAATAAGGAAATGCTCATCAGCAAGCTAATTCTTAAAATTGTAAGTTGTTGGATAGATTTTTGCGCTGCTGAGGGCTGCTGCCGATGCCTCGCTCCTGTGCCTCTGGCATCACATCCAGCCCATGTGGGCACAGGGCACACCGTGGCAGAGGCGGATGGGGCGGACGGCTCCTCCCGGGGACAAGAGCACGTCCACCTCCAGGCATCCCAGCTGGCGCTGAGTAAACCAGTGCTTAGAGCCCGCCCAGAGAGAcgtccctcctgctgctgcttagGGGAGTTTTACACATCAAAATCGGGTTTCATTATGATGCCAGAACACCAAAGGGAGATGTCAGAAATTACGCACAGGATGGCATGAACCGCCCCAATGCCACAGAGGAATTCAGAAGTTTCCagaattaaaaattgtttcagaagATGTTGCCAGTGGTCATTCTGGtcatatttctgttattttcagaaaagcatatAAAGACGGGAGCGCTTCCCACTGCTTTTACTCCACAGGCTGTTGTGTGCATCCCCAGCCCCTCAGGGTGCAGCACAGGGTGGTCTCCCTGCATGTCCCCAGGGACCGGCACAGGACATGCTAACGTAGGGTTATGACTTGAAGAGCTTGCTAAGCCTGAAGCAGATTTTGCTGTATGCTCTGTCAAAGCCTGGGACCAGAGAGGGCTGGGGCACAGCCTGGCAgcgagggttggaaggctctgcagagggatctggacaggctggatcgatgggctgaggccaattggatgaggttcaacaaggccaagtgccgggtcctgcacttgggtcacaacaaccccatgcaacgctacagccttggggacgagtggctggaaagctgcccggtggaaaaggtcctgggggtgctggtcgacagccggctgaagatgagccaacagtgtgcccaggtggccaagaaggccaacggcatcctggcctgtatcagaaatggtgtggcagcaggagcagggaggtgatcatgcctctgtactcggctctggtgaggccgcacctcgaatcctgtgttcagttttgggcccctcactacaagaaggacattgaggtgctggagcgtgtccagagaagggcgacggagctggtgaggggtctggagcacaagtctgatgaggagcggctgagggagctgggggtgttcagtctggagaagagggggctgaggggagacctcatcgctctctataactccctgaaagggggttgtggggaggtgggtgttggtctcttctcccaagtgacaagcaacagaaccagaggaaatggcctcaagttgtgccggggaggtttaggctggatatttggaaaaatttctttgcagagaaagtggtgaagcactggcagaggctgcccagggaggtggtggagtcaccatcactggaggtgttcaaggaacgtgtggacgtggcactgcgggacatggtttagtgggcatgggggggttggggtgatggttggacttgatgatcttacaggtcttctccaaccttagtgattctgtgatccccCCGCAAGGGGTGTCAGCCCTAGCAAAGGGATGAGGTGACTGCAGGGCCACCCCATACCTACTTGCATCCTGTTCTGCAGCCATGGATGGGACGCACGTTGGGTGGGATACCATGAACAACTGCACCGATCAGCAGTACTGGGACACCCTCGTCTGCCAGTGCATCCCCTGCAGCCTCGTATGCGGCCAGCCCACAGTGAGGAGGTGTGCTGCCCTGTGCGGTGAGTACCAGCCGGTCGGTCGTGGGCACCATGGGGCCGTAGCCTGTGGGGCTGTCCTTGGATCGAGCAGGCAGCGATGGGGCAAAGCGGGGAAGGGACATCAGGCGCTGGGATGAACCACAGGGCAGGCTCTGAGCCAGCTCAGCTTAACACAGCTTCAAGCCAAAAACGCTGGGGAACGTGACAGCTTCCCAGCGATGGGCTGGGTCTGGCAAGAGCTCAGCACAGACCAGGATCAAGTTGTCCACGTCTCTGTACCTCTTCTTTCAGGGGTCACAGGGAGCCttcccagagctcagcactCATATCCCTCATCGGTGACACCCCACCCTCTAAAGGCAGGGCCCTGAGACACGTCAGGTTCGGCTGATATGTGTAATGATAAACTCAAGCTGTACGTTTGCAAGGCTGTACTGCgagccctgtgctggggcaggcacCGAGGTGCAGTGATAACgggtggagaggaggaaaagagacaaATGCACTTTGCACCTAAACCCTGTGCATAACCCTGTGCAtggccccttccctccccggcGAGCCGCCGTCTAGGACTGCAGCACCCTGTCCCAGGGTCCAGGGGACCCAGCCCTGCGGCAGGGCTGCGTGCAGCAAAAACTCAGACGTCCCCATTGAGGATAGGAGATGCCATTCCCCAGGGTCCAGAGCCAGCGCTCGGGCAGGTTTTGGTGTGTGCCAAAAAGCTGTGCAagccccagggcagcagctgctgtaagAGCAGCAACCAGGAGCTCGCTGCCGCAGGTGGGCACACGTCTGGCTGCGTACCCTCCCCTCCCTGCGCAGCTGCCAGCAGATGCCTTTCCCCAGTATTCATTACACGGCCAAACACCACTGCAGATCCCATGGATCTGTCACCCTGCCAGCTCTGGAGAGGCTGTCAACGCTTACGGCAGCGTGCCCGCCTCGCCCTGCACCCGTCGGAGCTGTGAGCTTGTTCAGAGCGGCCGCGGGCTCGTCCTTGCACGAGCCCGGGGGTGGTGCGAGGGCAGGGGTTTGGGAGCCTCGTGCTCAAATGACAGGGGAGGAGGACGTGCTCAGGACACCGTGTtcatctccctcccctcccacagAGTCCATGGACTGCAACAGGAGAGCTGGCTTCTACTACGACGAGCTCCTGAAAAAATGCATCAACTGCACCATGGTCTGCGGGCAGCACCCGAAGCAATGCGCCTCGTCCTGCGAAAGTAAGGCTGCGCgggagggcaggcagagaggggatggggggcaggacccccccagggctgggctggatAGGAGCCAGGTTCGGGGACCGAAGCTAGGGAAGGGGCAGCAAAGCCCTCTCTCTTCATCTTGGGGGGGGCGTTGTGTCCTTGGGAGCTGTCGTTTCACTGGgatgggggaaaagaaaggcaggGCATCTGCCTCTCTCTTGTTTTCTCCAACACACAAGTCCACCATACCGTGCGCGTTCCCTTTTGCGTGTCGGTGTTTTACAGACCCAGCCTTTGGCTCTGCCAGCCAGGGGCAGGATCAGCAGCTGCATTTCCCACCTTGCTGAGGTGCCTCCAGCCCTGGAGCAGGGGGAGTGGGAGGAGATGGGTTATTTTCCCTGAGATCTCCAATTCCCCCATTGGGGTTGAGCCATGATCAGTGGAGAAGGGGGAAGGTGGGAATGGGGGACAGGCAGAGATCTCCTCTACCTCTCCATGGAAGAGAAATGCAAGCAGAGGCGGTGCATAGCTGCTTTCGAATTCTTTCCAAGCAGAGTGCACAGATGCCATTAGCAACACCCTTTCCCTATCGAAAAGTCAATAGCGTGAAGCATGTACCCGAGGGGTTTCTAAGCACAACTACCCATGCTTGGCCCACAGCGGGTGCCACCCCCCCTCCGCCGGCCGCCCTGGTCACGGCCTCGCCGCCCGcggctgtgctggagcagaagGCGTGTGTGGAGCAGGAGCCGTGGCTGGTGGTGTacctgctgctggggctctgcctcTGCGTCCTcatctgctccctgctcctgggCTGGACCCACCTGCGGAGGAAGGGAGAGGCGGTCTCCTGCCAAGCCAGCGCTGGGACCTGCCACCGCAGGGAGGATTCCTCCAAAG
This window harbors:
- the TNFRSF13B gene encoding tumor necrosis factor receptor superfamily member 13B, which translates into the protein MDGTHVGWDTMNNCTDQQYWDTLVCQCIPCSLVCGQPTVRRCAALCESMDCNRRAGFYYDELLKKCINCTMVCGQHPKQCASSCETGATPPPPAALVTASPPAAVLEQKACVEQEPWLVVYLLLGLCLCVLICSLLLGWTHLRRKGEAVSCQASAGTCHRREDSSKDRLVEAGSVGDGSTGSRVPEPVETCGFCFPGHGSAVQETKSCPRTSYHIGERAAPSHSGICSTGSAGAIPSPDDGHFKIICSPSQEKTPMA